ATCACCGTGCAGAATGGGCGACAAAAACCGTGAAGTTGGATTTAtttaggttttttgttttgttgctgtgtgctTCAAGCTTCTTGTTCTTTAGGGATCTTGGCCCGAGCTCCATCCCACTCTCGCTTTCGTTCCGGAATGCGGCGAGCTCGCACCACGGTTGGACTGGGGAGTTATAATATATTATAATTGATATTATATGTAGATCAGGTGGCTTCTTCGCGTGCGATCCTGTGGCTGGTGTGGAGACGTGCGCGAACGATCGcacgccagccagccagccaaacGGCACCAGAAGAAGACGGCGATCACGGAGAgagatgtgcgtgtgtgtgacagTTAGAGTGGGAGCGAGCGTGAGATGTACCATTTGACTTAGATATCGGCAAACGCGATAGTGGGGCTAAGTTCGAAACCGTCATCCCATATGGATTTGGCTGCTAAACGATCCAAAAAGTGTAgatatgtgtatgttttttgttgctgctgctgctgctgcttctgttgttgttgttgtagttgttgttgtgtgtggtcCAGCTGCTTAGCTCGGCTTTGGTCATTTTATCTGGTTTGGCATGCGTGCGATGgtaggtatgtgtgtgtttctgccGGACGGGGCAGAATCTTCGTTCAAACTTTTCGGAGCACATTTCGGCTAAATCGTACTATAAAAGCTACGCGAGCGCGAAGATGCTACAACATTAGTTCTTCTGCTTTCGGCACAGTATAAGCCTAAAGGAGGAGCAGCAGTGAAAGTGCAAATATCAGTTTTGCCCCAGCAAACCGTTGAAACGATTTCCACCATGAAGTGTGTTGCATTGGTAAGTGTGGAgtgtgctgttggtgctgtttCGAAAGTGTTGGCTGTACAAACCTGGAAGCGTTCTGTTCTAATTTTCATCCGCTGTGAATGTTTGTTGTGCTTCTCTGCAGTTGGCGCTGGCCATGTTTGGCTGTGCTCTGGCTCAGGCCCCCGTTCCGAACGATGGTCGCTACTATCCCGAGTACTACGAGACGAAGTGGGATGATGGCCGCTGGCGTCCCGACGGTCGTGGCCGTTACGACGATGGCAAGTATCGTCCGGGAGCGCCGGGCAAGGTAGGCGGCTCTGGTGGCTTCGGAGGTGCTGGTGGTGCAGGAGGATTCGGCGGCGGTGCTGGCGGATTcggcggtgctggtggtgctggaggTGCTGGTGGATTCGGCGGTGCTGGAGCTAGCGGTAAGTTTCACTTTCAGCTGAAAAGGCTGCTGTCTATGCTGGCTATGGCTTATTTGGAACTTTGAGCTTTATTCTTTCTAAACTCCGAAAATGGCATTCTAACCCTATGTTTCGTTACAGGTGCCGGCGGTAGCCGTTTCGGAAGCGGATCGGGCAGCGGCAacgctggtgctggtggtttcggTGCCTCGGGCTTCGCTAGCGATAGCGGCAGCTCGTTCTCGGCTGGTGCGTTCAACGAtggcggtgctgctggtgccgcGGCCGGTGCTGGATCTGGATTCGGTGGTGCTTCGGCTGGTTTCGGTGGTGCGGCCGCTGGATTCGGTGCTGGcgccggtgccggtggtgcTGGAGGATCGCGCTTCGGAGCTGGAGGTGCTGGTGGTGCCGGAggcgctggtggtgctggatCGGGATCGCGCTTCGGATCGGGTTCGGGCTCGGGCTCGGGTGCGGGCACTGCCTCGCGCTTCGGAAGCGGCAGCGGAAACAACGGTGGTGATGCCGGATACGAGAAGATCAAGGAGCAGGTGAAGCAGTTCAACGACGACGGATACTACTACAAGTACGCCAACGAGAACAACATTGAGGCTGCCGAGTCGGGCAAGATTGACGACCGCAACACCGAGAACGAGACGCTCCGTGCCAAGGGATACTACGAGTACATCGGCGATGATGGCCAGAAGTACCGCGTGGACTACGTTGCCGACGAGAACGGTTTCCAGCCGCTCGGCGACCATCTGCCGACGCCGCCGCCGACGCCCGAGCCGATCGCCCGTGCCCTGGAGTACATTGCGAGCCAGCAGCGAAAGTAAAACCATTCTGTTTGAGAGCCTCAAGTAAGCGAGGCAGCCAGCTTCGTCAGAAATCAGTCAGAAGTGTCAGTCAGTCATGGGGACATTGTCGCCACCGTGGCTTGCCACGAGATGGGTGCAACAACTTTTCCAACGATCGATTCGCTCGATCCCGCCACAAATGAACTGTGTTCTATTGTAAATTATTAGTTTTCGACATCGAATAAACGAGCGTTaagtgaaattttaaaattctgcttatttttaatccaATTTCCGAACGAGTTTCACTTTCAATTGTCTAGAATTGTTTGCGAATGATTTATTGCATAACATGTCGCACCAGTTTGTGATCATTTACCACGCAAATGTGCCATGTTTTAATCCAAAATCATCCGTTTGTCGAACAAACTATATCGGGAAACGCAACAAATTGTTGTATGCACTACAAGTGAATACATTAAACGACAATCGTTCACAAAAATGGGTCTCTAACCAGCGGACATTTATTATAACAAACATTCTAATCCACCAAAGCGTGTGTGagggaaagaaacgaaacgaaaagaagaaaaaaagacactCCATCAATGACAACcactgcaaaaaagaaaagcatacAAATTTGCATTTATCGATCTCATGATGTTTTCCGCATTGATCCGTGGCACGGTTCGCGAAACCCACGGAACGATTTGTGGCGGTGATTAAACACGTCAATATATTTCCGACCGAGCATCGCGAGCGTCAGTCTTAtctgtttctgtgttttttgttgttgctgtaggATGAGATCGATTTAAAAGCACTCAACCAGCGAGGAAAAGGATCATGGCAGATAATCCAAAcagtaaaaagaagaaacatgtGACACGTTCCACGGCGATCGGGCCGACGTGAAGCCATCGCCAACGAAATGGTAATCAATTTATGCGGGGCTTTGTTTTGGCTTCTTCTGCTCGGACTGGACGACCTTGGAAGATTTGGTGCTGGATGGCCGTCTTTCTTTTGCCTGCGCTGGACCGACAGGCCTCCGCAGTATAGCGAACGATATCATAATTAGCAGGTGTGTTTGCATACACCCATCAAGTTTATGGATTGGATTTGTTAACTGTAACGTTGGCCCCAGTTTTCGAGGCGATGCGATTAAGCAGACCGTAGCAATGGAGCCCTTTGCCATGCGTCGAAAGCGAAAGGGTCACACGATTGGATGAAGACAGAGCTTTTCTTTCGAACCCTTTTTTTCACGTGCAGTAAAGGTCGCTTTGGAAGGTTTCTGATAAGTGATAAACCACGCCAGCCGGTTGGTTAGCGAGTGGCCAAAAATATCGTGCCTGGGACGAAATCTTAATTTGAACCCGTTCTGTTCAAGGTCGGCGCCGCTCCCTTCTGAAGATGGCAATTTTGTCACACCCTCGAAGATGTCCCCCCGCCGTGATCGGCTAGAACTAGTATAATGAGGCAGGAACGTTCGCGTCCCGCTGacatttccatttttcaaAATGAGGAAATTATTAAAATCCAACCTCTAGTGCGGAATGTACGGTGTGGCGAATTCCGGCAGCTAATTTAATGGAGCCGGCCTACGATCATTAGGATCGGAGCATCGAATGGTGATCGAATTTCGGAACCGCTGTCGCGAGATCGGTAGGGCTATAATTTACGTGTCCAAAAATGAAACCCTCCCGTGTGCCCGGCAAACCGGTAAGCCGGCCCCGGGTCGTGACGATATGATAATGTGACATCGTATTTTATGGAACCATTTTGTCTTGGGGTGGTTTTGTTTAGGATTTTTCCCCTGTAAAAGGGCTACGAAGGGCTTGCAGCCAGATGGTTTCGGTAGGTCGGGTGGAATTCAGTGTGTTGATCCAGTTTGCAACCACTTGCCTGTCAGCAAGTAGTAGCCGCTGGCCTATGTGACCGCGGAGGCATGTAAGCTGTACCCGTTGTCTGATAGGTGTTTGTGCATGCattagcttttttgtttgagaTCGCGTCCAACGGGCGAGGCCGCGATCGCGATCATCTCCCCAGCTAAACTGCTGGCACGTTGACATTGAGCTTTTATTTATGGTGTGGCCAACCCCAGTCGACATGGCTTACGCCAATGGTAGGCGCATCGCTTTAAGAGGGATTTTATTTATGGTGTCCAGTTTTTCCACCTTCCCGCCGAATCTTTCACCTACCTCTGGCGGTCGGTTTTGGTGAAGTTCCGGAAcgccaaacaagaaaaaagacaAGAAAGCAGTATGGTGCCGCAATGATTGTCCCTTTTACGGGGTAGTTTTGGGGTGAAGGGAGAGAAGCAAATTAGGCTAGATGCTCATACATCATCCGATGCAGATATATAGATTGGGTTAGGGTTTACTAGATTAATAGATTGCATTGACAGCACGGAAATAGGATTAGAGTAAGCCGTAGGAATTtttgagttattttattaaacaGGGTGTGATCTTTAAATAGCAGattatttttcatcatttgtaATCGTTTGAGATATGAATGGGGAgttatttattataataaCATGTGATTGAATGGCGAAGCCAGGATCATacgttttatttatatttttgggtgGATATTTCCCacagaagaaaacacacatttcGTAAATGGTTTCAATCTGTTTGCATCCCAATTAAAAGTAATTTCGGAAGTCTATGCACACTATTGTTATtgattaataataaaaaaagttcACATGCAGTTTTTACTAGATGCTGAGAGCACTTGAGGTTTCAAGTGCTATaacataaatacattttatacaaaattgaaatatttgtaaTAGTTTTATTGTCATTTCACCATTAAAAATGTAGTTTGTGTAATGACACATTTTTTTGCTAGAGGTTATTAACTTGACaattaataaatgaagtagtaaaggaattaaaaaaactcaGATAAGCTGCGTGTTATAGCTGCAGCTTGTTATAGAGCAAACCTTGATTGTATCGCTATCCTCAAGATCAGTGGTTCTCAAACTGTGTTCGACCAGTGGTCACATAACTGATATAATTAAGGCTAGCGCTTATTCATTGACTAGTTTAACTGGTCGTGTTATTAAAATCTCAGTGTAAATGAATGGAGAGATCGCCATGAATTAATATTCTTTTTTATCAcaggcgtcatccatcaattacgtaacgcCAAAGTTCCAAATTGTAACCTAGTATAACAAACTGCAATGTTGTtagaaaccccccccccccccccccaattaCAAAACAACTTCCTCATCCAAAAGCTTATTTTGTGGAACAAAAttagattttttgtaaaaaggTCCTTTTTAACATTATTGCGGTACGTTCATAatttttgaaatgaaacaagATAAACTTATATTGCATTTTACATAAAGAAAAGTTGTCCCATAcagcaatcaaattcaaaagTGAATACAATTTGGTTCttgcatcaccatcatcagaaGCGTATTTCATCCAGCCATCTTCCTGATCCTGCGCATATATGTCCATCTTTCCAGAAATGATTCTATGGCTTTAAATAATGTACCATCATCTAATTTATTATTCTATTTCACAACATATGTGATGCTAAACATGTTACGCATGTCTTACAAATTGCGAACAAAATCGATAGTGTTTGCAAGTGTTTGGCagaattattcataaaattaCGACCAATGATCAACTATAATCAAATGCGAGCCTTTACAATCGAATACGCGTCACTGCGGTCGTTGCAGTAATGAAATGCAAAGTTACTACGACGATCCTTTGGTAAGTTCTTGTGTCCGTGGTAACCAAATTCCGAAGTGGGTTCAACCCTCGTATAAGCCGACCCCCTACCAATGACGAACTATTTGGCTGTGTGGTATATACCTTTCCTTTCCTATTTATCCCTTTTCCTTTTTAGGCCGGTATAAGAGCAAAATTCAAGAAAAAGAATTACGTTcatttgtaatttaaaaaacgcatttgtacattttattttgcgttGAATTACAAAAGTTCTACTCTCCCTTTTCCCTACAAAGATTCCTCCCTCAAATCGTTACGATTGACTACACCCCTTCCCCATATCAGCGTTAGGTAATTTATTAGTGaagttatacattttttttcatagcTCTCAGTGGTGGTCAATATAGGAATAACTATTTATATAAATGTTATCGAAATTAGGCTCAACACTATATGTTAATAAGAAACAACGGTCCATTTGATGGATCATTGAAATACGACATATAGAGGGTGCTACCAAGGTGTATTTATTAAGGAGGTGAATTAGTAGCGCGTTTGCCGGGCGCCatcattgagtattgttatgtaAAATCGCATATAATTTTCTATACCCCCTCAAGCCCTACCCGATTTTAATAACGGACCCCCAGTATTGGGGTCTGTTGGGGTATGTCAAGTTGTGAAATGTCAATCTGCTCTAAAGCACTTCAACCTCCTAAAATTGATACACCTTGGGTGCTACTTGCGTTTGCGTAGATAACAGGCGAAATAGATCGGCCATCATAGCAAAAACTATTTCTTACGAGACGAAGTTAGTCTGAAGAAAAAGGAGCAATGACCGATATGCCAAGGGAGCGAAAGAGAAATTCCCGACCGAAGAAGATTTTGCCGCGCGTATAAGTCCCCAAACGaagatttaattttttatccCCGCCTGAAATAAAGGATTCGAAAGAACTTTTTGCGTTTACTTTTCGTAGACTTGTGAGTTAAGAAAAGACCCTATTGCAGCGTTGCAACACTACATATATTAGTTTTGAATACGAGTAATGACAAAGCATTGACAGCATTAAAGTATCATTAGTTTGTTCTTTGTATAACAACTTGAATAATATCAAATTGTGTTTGAATATTATATTCAagcaaaatatgttttatttttaagtcAGGCTTTTATTATTCTTGCAATCGAGATGTTCCGACGACGAGTTGAATATTGCTAAGGAAATCAGGTCCTCCTTACAACTAAACTATCCCGCTTCTAATTGTGGTTTCGAGGTTTCCATACAAATGTGTCAAGCATGAGAGTTTAATATATGAAAACGTCTACGGGCTCTTTCGATTCCAAactgaaagagaaagagattcGATTGAAACCAGTCAAATTTCTCCCAAATTTCTCGACTTGAGCCGAAATAAAACATAGAATAAGCCTGAGTATCACATCTCATGATTACTTCGGATTCATCCTATCCATTGAAGTGCCATAATTGGCACATAATTCTTATAATTCACACAGTTCTCGAGCCTGATGTGGATGTAGACACACTATTTTGGTAAACTGAATTCAAATAATTCTATCAAATAAACAAGTTTAGGGGATGCCATACGTGAAAAACTAGCAATACGACCAGTCAGATACtttataaaaataagaaattgaatttttcaaagtAGATCATCCACATCACTTCTCTGTAAACAATTTCATTCTCACCGCCCACTAAAAACTCCTTGCGCTATTTGGTGTGCAGTAGAGAAGCACTTTGGGAATCTCTGCTTAAGCCACATAATTTTTGTAATATATAgggtttatttattcatttctaCTGCTATATTATATTCCTCATGTAGGTGTGATTCCTAAAGCCGTATTATCATAGTAATGGCAGTGAAAAATACTTTAACATAACTGCGATGCACCTTAGCACCTTTTTTATTGACTGAAACTTTTTCTTGTAAATTATTAAACTTCTTTGTCATTGAATTGCGAAAAATGCATACATTTGACTGATGAACATATACAGTGTGACCACATGGAACAGAGCGGTATTAAGCACTATAATTAAACTTTGTGGTTAACCGTCGATTCGTTACATAACCATATAGTTGGATTTGTAGATGGTTAAGAAATTATGTTCGGTGTCGATATTTGCACTAATTCATGAACTTATGAACTTATGAATTCATATACATCTACGGATTACTTAATCAAATTGGGatcaaatttgtttttacCAAATGACCAAACTGAGAGTTCTTAAAcattgcaaatattttgttaTTGGAATTTACTATAGTCTATTACGCAGTGCTTAATGATACATGATGATAGAATTGCTTCTCTAATAGGATAAACGGGTATCTTTTCTGTAAATAATGCTACTATTTTAATTCCCTCCTTCTTGATATGTAAATCCTATACATGATAAAATGGTAAGTAGCACGGAGAAAATATACCAATTTAAACGCATATGTTGTTCCATTCGTTGAAcagaaataatcaaaacatttaaaatgatAAGAACGGTCCACTACCACCGTGATTAAATATTGCTTAATTTATCCTTTAGAAAAAGGTTTTTACAACAATTTGTTCAATATGTTCCCAAAAGCTAAGTAAAAATAGAGCGAAACAAAAGGCCAACACACAGCAAACGAATGCAAATAAACCACTATAAATGGTACTATCTCGCCCTAATGTTAGACGGTGCGTGGTCAAAAACAGgattcgggttttttttttaaattaaggCACCCGTCTTCTCGCTTGCCCTGTCAACCAGTCAACAGTCGACAAGTCCATGGGTTCAAATGTTTTTTGAGTCAACGATGGCGAAAATAATACGGAACACTGCTCGGCAACATAGATAACGGCCCACGAAACGGAGGAAGAATTCTAACGATCGCTTAAAGGCGATCTTGTTTTTCGACCTTTAGCGTCGATGATCTTTTCACATTTGCAGCGCAAGGATGATGAGCATCGGGCATGAAATTTGCCTCCGTAAAGGTCAGGTGCCAGGACCTACAAGTAAAAAAGAGAATATTTAtagagaaataaaaagaaagaaataataagagagatagagagaaagagagaaagaggagaacagatagagagagagagagcgagacgAAGTTTGAGAATCATCTAAAGAACAGCGTTCGAGGAAGAACCAATATGGTGGccaaaaatatttgtaagcaTTAAAAGGATTGCTAACGAGCGAAGGATGATCGCTTTCACGGCGGTGATCTAGTTTGAAAAAAGCAATGAAGGAAATCAAGAGCAATATTTCCAATGTGTGCGGGTGATCTTGACATTTAGACCTTGTATCGCAAGCGGGTTAACCGAACAGTGTCGAACCATGGAGCATCCTCTATTTTCCGGGGTTTGCTGATTATTATGATCGCgacttcttcttcctcttctttttcgGGTCGTCAACGAAGCGTGCAGAAAACATGCAAATCAACCGTATTAACCATAATGATGTAGGCGTATTGTTTGCGACAAGATCAGCGGCATGTGAGCAAATGGGTGAGGATCCGAAAagccaaacacacaacacctcATCAACCATCCCGAGCAAATCCTTCAGATGACGTACGGCGAGCGTGTGGTTCGCCTTTGTTCGCCACTGCCGCTGCACAGTGGAGACACTTTGGGGTGGATTTGCATAAATCTGCCCTCAAGTCAAATGCGACACCGTTTATCTTGTCAGCCAGTGTTGCTCAACTCATTAGAGCATCGGAGTGTTTCTTCGGGCCATGTTTCGGTAGCATCTGCAAACGAAGCATCATCAGCACCACCGGAAGCAGTTAATTTGTCACCGTACTTTATGACGTTCAGGTGGCCTTTCGGAGGGATCTGGAGGGGTTGTACATACCTTCGGTCTGCCTCTAGTCGGTGATATTTTATGGAGGTTAATTTTATACCTTTATCAAAACAAGATCACATCACACCGCTCGATGTGACTCGTGTCGTCAAGGTCGTAACAATTTTTCATCATCGTGTTTGTGGGGGGAATATGTTTATGGGGCAACAACTTTCAAAATACAGAGCACGAACCGCTTATCAACTAACCTAAATGGATCATCGCAGCTAC
This sequence is a window from Anopheles merus strain MAF chromosome 3R, AmerM5.1, whole genome shotgun sequence. Protein-coding genes within it:
- the LOC121595794 gene encoding pupal cuticle protein 36a-like, with the protein product MKCVALLALAMFGCALAQAPVPNDGRYYPEYYETKWDDGRWRPDGRGRYDDGKYRPGAPGKVGGSGGFGGAGGAGGFGGGAGGFGGAGGAGGAGGFGGAGASGAGGSRFGSGSGSGNAGAGGFGASGFASDSGSSFSAGAFNDGGAAGAAAGAGSGFGGASAGFGGAAAGFGAGAGAGGAGGSRFGAGGAGGAGGAGGAGSGSRFGSGSGSGSGAGTASRFGSGSGNNGGDAGYEKIKEQVKQFNDDGYYYKYANENNIEAAESGKIDDRNTENETLRAKGYYEYIGDDGQKYRVDYVADENGFQPLGDHLPTPPPTPEPIARALEYIASQQRK